Within the Pirellulales bacterium genome, the region CTGGGTACGCCATGATCACCCGAGGATGCGACGAACGTGATTCCCTGATGGCCCGCCGGGGTGACAAGATATTGCGAGCTCAGGCTCTGATCGGTTGCCTGATCGGACAAACTGTCGTTGCTCCCCCAGCTCATCGAGATCACAGAGACGCCGGCCTGTTGCCGCGCGTAGTTCACCGCCGCAAACAAATCCGAGTCCGAACTGCTGTTGGCCTCGACGAGCAGGATATTTGCCCCGGGCGCGATCGCGTGGGCCCATTCGACGTCGAGCGCTGTCTCTCCTTCCCATCCCTGGCTAGGGTCAGTGCCCGGGAGAGACGAACTGCCGGTCTGGCTGACGATCTTTAAACTGGCCGGGGCTGCGATGCCCATCGCCTGATCGAACGTGGCCAGGTTGGAGGCAATGTTCGGATCGTTATAGGCGTCGATGATGGCGATGGTCTGGCCGCTGCCGTTGGCAGCCGTCGAACCAAACGAAGTGCTGCTGAACCCGTACGCCGCGCGAATCTGCGCGGGAGTGTAGCCACTGCTTCCCGAGCTGGCGGCCGGGATTTCGACGTAGTCGGGACTGATCCCGGTGGCCGAGAGCAAATGACGTGATTCGAGATCTTCCAGCCCTAAACGGCGCGTTGTTGGTCGATTATCTGCGCTCATTGCGCGACGCGATCGGCGATGTCTCAACATGATACCTCAAGCCTCTTCGTGGTCCGGGCCGTTTCGCGACAAAACGATCCGACGCCACCGACTAATTACCCCCCCAGCCCTCCCTGCAGCGTCTCTCTGCTCACGCTCCCCCGTACTGGCCCGAGGGATTCCTGAGATGATACGCAGGTTTTGTCGCGAAAGATTCTCGAAATTGTAAAGAGTTGCCCAATGGTTTGTCACGCAAATCTATGCCGGGGCGTGTCGCTCTCTTGCCTTGAGAAACGCGATTCCCCTGGCGCTTAGTGTCGTTGAAAACTTGCAATCAAACTGCGCGCATCGGATAGGAGGGTTCCCCACGTTCCATGCGAGCTTTTGGCGGCGACGTTGGTCGTGGCCGTGCCGACGATCGCGCTATTGATCGAATCCGTTGCCGTCACCGTCTGTTGCCCTACGGTGGCGAACGTTATTTGGACCTTGGCATAGCCATGATCGAACGTAACCGTCGCCGGCAGGGTGGCCGCGGAATCTGTCGAGGACAAATTGGCCGTGCCAGCGTACCCAGGCACGATGTGATTCTCGGCATCCTCGGCAACGATCAAGGCCGTTGTCGCCGAGCCGTTGGTTGTATTCGGCGAAAGCAGGACCACGAAATGTGTCGCCACGGCGGCGGACGCTACATTCGTGGTAGCGCTTCCCGACAAGGTTGAGTTGGCGCTATCAGTGGCCGTTACCGTTTGTTGGCCGCCG harbors:
- a CDS encoding S8 family serine peptidase — protein: MSADNRPTTRRLGLEDLESRHLLSATGISPDYVEIPAASSGSSGYTPAQIRAAYGFSSTSFGSTAANGSGQTIAIIDAYNDPNIASNLATFDQAMGIAAPASLKIVSQTGSSSLPGTDPSQGWEGETALDVEWAHAIAPGANILLVEANSSSDSDLFAAVNYARQQAGVSVISMSWGSNDSLSDQATDQSLSSQYLVTPAGHQGITFVASSGDHGVP